From the genome of Candidatus Angelobacter sp., one region includes:
- a CDS encoding PIG-L family deacetylase: MKPLSRRKILSAGGMLAATAVVGLPAGALTGESQERSTSRLKVVVTGGHPGDPEYGCGGTISRLTELGHEAVLLYLNQGEPVESAARMTGYRMEEAKKACEILKARPAYVGQIDGNAVVDRSHYNQFLEILEKENPNAVFTHWPIDNHADHRAMSMLVYDAWLHMQKKFSLFYYEVSNGEDTQQFAPSDYVDISATESKKRLACYAHASQAPDRFYALQDAVARWRGVESGHARAEAFIRHVQSPRFALPA; encoded by the coding sequence ATGAAACCACTTTCGCGAAGGAAAATCTTGAGCGCGGGGGGTATGCTTGCGGCAACCGCGGTTGTCGGACTTCCCGCGGGTGCTTTGACGGGAGAATCACAAGAGAGATCAACCTCCAGACTAAAGGTGGTGGTCACCGGTGGCCATCCGGGCGATCCGGAATACGGCTGCGGCGGCACGATTTCACGCCTCACCGAACTGGGTCACGAGGCGGTTCTCCTGTATTTGAACCAGGGCGAGCCGGTTGAATCGGCGGCCCGCATGACGGGTTATCGCATGGAGGAGGCGAAGAAGGCGTGTGAGATTCTGAAGGCGCGCCCCGCGTACGTTGGGCAGATCGACGGCAACGCAGTCGTCGATCGTTCACACTACAACCAGTTCCTGGAAATCCTGGAAAAAGAGAATCCCAACGCGGTTTTTACCCATTGGCCGATCGACAATCACGCGGATCACCGGGCCATGTCCATGCTGGTGTATGACGCGTGGCTCCACATGCAAAAGAAGTTTTCCCTGTTCTATTACGAGGTCTCGAACGGGGAGGACACCCAGCAGTTCGCGCCGAGCGACTACGTGGACATTTCCGCGACCGAGTCGAAGAAGCGCCTCGCCTGCTACGCGCACGCCTCACAGGCTCCAGACAGGTTTTACGCACTGCAGGACGCCGTCGCGCGTTGGCGGGGTGTGGAGAGCGGCCACGCCCGCGCCGAAGCATTCATCCGGCACGTTCAAAGTCCGCGCTTCGCGCTGCCCGCCTAG
- a CDS encoding c-type cytochrome — MSHHRILSLLICLLLLFDGTVARPQNTPDPLPSLVKVLGETGDTRAQLDILRGLSAAFKGQRHVPMPKGWERLETKLDRSANADVRALAQSLSLTFGSVKALAALRKTLADPSADLAARQTALDSLLGAKDAGLPELLFGLLKNGDLRGAAIRGLAAYNDPNTPGAILEQFNSFDNGEQRDALNTLSSRAAFAKPMLEALGDGKIPRNALTAEIIRQLHNLKNAGIDRQLENVYGTVRESSADKKKEIERYKRIYWAGGSQQGDASRGRAMFARTCQQCHTLFDTGGKVGPDLTGSNRGDLDYILQNIIDPNAVIPNEYRASTIEMKDGRSITGIVKQQDGKSMTIATQNETLVLPRDEIQSVQQSELSMMPEGLLAPLQDQEVRDLLYYLSRPGQVPLPQESVAK, encoded by the coding sequence ATGAGTCACCATCGAATTCTTTCACTTCTGATCTGCCTGTTGTTGCTCTTCGATGGGACTGTTGCCCGCCCGCAAAACACGCCCGATCCGCTGCCCTCGCTGGTCAAAGTTCTGGGCGAAACGGGCGACACCCGCGCCCAGCTCGACATCCTGCGTGGGCTGAGTGCTGCGTTCAAGGGCCAGCGCCACGTGCCGATGCCGAAAGGCTGGGAGCGACTGGAAACAAAGCTCGATCGAAGCGCCAACGCGGACGTGCGTGCGCTGGCGCAATCTCTCTCGCTCACATTCGGCAGCGTGAAAGCTCTCGCCGCTCTGCGTAAGACCCTGGCGGATCCGTCGGCTGACCTGGCCGCGCGCCAGACGGCGCTTGATTCGTTGCTTGGCGCGAAGGACGCAGGGCTGCCGGAACTGCTGTTCGGCCTGCTGAAAAACGGTGATCTGCGCGGCGCTGCCATCCGCGGACTTGCCGCTTACAATGATCCAAACACCCCCGGGGCGATCCTCGAACAGTTCAATTCTTTCGACAACGGGGAGCAGCGCGATGCGCTCAACACACTTTCGTCGCGCGCCGCTTTCGCGAAGCCGATGCTCGAAGCGCTGGGCGACGGCAAGATCCCGCGCAACGCGCTCACCGCGGAAATCATCCGGCAACTGCATAATCTCAAGAACGCCGGTATAGACCGCCAGTTGGAGAACGTCTATGGCACCGTGCGGGAGAGCAGCGCAGACAAGAAGAAGGAGATCGAGCGCTACAAACGGATTTATTGGGCTGGCGGCTCGCAGCAGGGGGACGCCTCGCGCGGACGCGCGATGTTCGCGCGCACCTGCCAGCAATGCCACACACTCTTCGACACGGGCGGCAAGGTCGGACCCGACCTGACGGGATCGAACCGCGGCGACCTCGATTACATTCTGCAAAACATCATCGACCCGAACGCGGTGATCCCGAACGAATACCGCGCCTCGACGATTGAAATGAAGGACGGACGCAGCATCACCGGCATCGTGAAACAACAGGACGGAAAATCCATGACGATCGCAACACAAAATGAAACACTCGTGCTTCCGCGCGATGAAATTCAATCTGTACAACAGAGTGAACTGTCGATGATGCCGGAGGGTCTGCTGGCCCCGCTGCAAGATCAGGAAGTGCGCGACCTGCTTTATTATCTGAGCCGGCCAGGACAGGTGCCGTTGCCGCAGGAAAGCGTGGCGAAGTAA
- a CDS encoding DGQHR domain-containing protein — translation MIATQIRQKDAVFYFVSYPSEDLLTKVRFISRFYDEGETIKPEEVEADDDVGQFIARIERSDRAFQRGLSRSKVRAIRNFYETAVTQPPIPGTVLLFTPQRLRFQALNEGDAVGHLQEPEEKFLIIDGQHRLAALQFYERTHPDEARNIYVPCVIFDGRSDDFATEMFVIINSTPTRINKSHLVDLYERVSWAEPDRRFAARIVEMLYSEGDSPLRYRINRLGGRSKQEKWILQAELFNEVHRWVRHRWAKIEKEGTDKPAAERYYRKVRDFLKASSQVWGDAWGNDGFMVTKPVTLKAMIRVCADLATQDAEPAEGRVERWRGRLSPWTEQIREFRNEGFYERFPAKGQIERVARIHRELGRAAGIEARSGKKSGEG, via the coding sequence ATGATAGCCACTCAGATTCGCCAGAAAGATGCGGTGTTTTACTTCGTTTCGTATCCGTCGGAGGACCTGTTGACGAAAGTGCGGTTCATCAGCCGGTTTTACGACGAAGGCGAAACCATAAAGCCGGAAGAAGTCGAGGCGGATGACGATGTCGGCCAGTTCATCGCCCGCATTGAGCGGAGCGACAGGGCCTTTCAACGCGGGTTGTCGCGCTCCAAGGTACGGGCCATCCGAAATTTTTATGAAACGGCCGTCACGCAGCCGCCCATTCCGGGAACCGTGCTGTTGTTCACGCCGCAGCGCCTGCGCTTTCAGGCATTGAACGAAGGCGACGCCGTCGGTCATCTTCAGGAGCCGGAGGAGAAATTCCTGATCATCGACGGCCAGCACCGACTGGCGGCGCTGCAGTTCTACGAACGCACCCATCCCGACGAGGCGAGAAACATTTATGTGCCGTGCGTGATTTTTGACGGGCGAAGCGACGATTTTGCCACCGAGATGTTTGTCATCATCAACTCGACGCCGACGCGCATCAACAAGAGCCATCTCGTGGATTTGTATGAACGCGTGTCCTGGGCGGAGCCGGACCGGCGATTCGCCGCGCGGATCGTGGAAATGCTCTACAGCGAGGGCGACAGCCCGTTGCGTTACCGCATCAACCGCCTCGGCGGGCGCAGCAAACAGGAGAAATGGATTTTGCAGGCCGAGCTGTTCAACGAGGTTCATCGCTGGGTGCGCCATAGGTGGGCGAAAATTGAGAAGGAAGGGACGGACAAACCGGCTGCGGAACGCTACTACCGCAAAGTGCGCGATTTTCTCAAGGCGTCCTCGCAGGTGTGGGGTGACGCGTGGGGGAACGACGGTTTCATGGTCACGAAGCCCGTCACGCTCAAGGCCATGATCCGCGTTTGCGCAGACCTGGCCACACAGGATGCCGAACCGGCTGAGGGTCGCGTGGAACGCTGGCGCGGGCGGTTGTCACCCTGGACGGAGCAAATCCGCGAATTCCGGAACGAAGGGTTTTACGAGCGGTTTCCGGCCAAGGGCCAGATCGAGCGCGTGGCGAGGATTCATCGCGAGCTTGGCCGCGCGGCCGGAATCGAGGCGCGCTCCGGCAAAAAGTCGGGCGAAGGATAA
- a CDS encoding nucleoside monophosphate kinase, producing the protein MIATRDRTAWLAGGNARCAVPARRQSRPKHLVLLGAPGVGKGTQAELLCERLGACHLSTGDVFRAARCGGSREPGPAMMAALEYMRRGDLVPDEIVLNMVRDRTRCLRCQGGFLLDGFPRTVTQAESLARILGAQNVALEAVLSYELPLEEVVSRLSGRRACPDCKASFHVVALPPRVVGVCDHCGGKLYQREDDQPDAIRVRLQVYEKSTAPLTDFYRREGLLVVISAADSPEETFRRTLVALNGKAQAT; encoded by the coding sequence ATGATAGCAACACGAGATCGGACGGCGTGGTTGGCGGGAGGCAACGCCCGCTGCGCAGTGCCGGCGCGACGACAATCCCGACCCAAACACCTGGTGCTCCTCGGCGCGCCCGGCGTCGGCAAGGGAACCCAGGCGGAACTGCTCTGCGAACGACTTGGGGCCTGTCATCTTTCTACCGGAGACGTTTTCCGCGCGGCCAGATGTGGAGGTTCTCGCGAGCCCGGACCGGCGATGATGGCAGCGCTGGAATACATGCGCCGTGGAGACCTGGTGCCGGACGAAATTGTTCTGAACATGGTGCGGGATCGGACACGTTGTCTGCGGTGCCAGGGTGGATTCCTTCTGGACGGATTTCCGCGCACCGTCACGCAGGCGGAATCACTGGCGCGCATCCTCGGCGCTCAAAACGTGGCACTCGAAGCCGTCCTGAGTTATGAGCTTCCACTTGAAGAAGTCGTGTCGCGGTTGAGCGGGCGCCGCGCCTGCCCCGACTGCAAAGCCAGTTTTCATGTTGTTGCGCTGCCCCCACGCGTCGTGGGCGTGTGCGACCATTGCGGCGGCAAATTGTATCAGCGCGAAGACGACCAACCCGACGCGATTCGGGTCCGGCTTCAGGTTTACGAAAAGAGCACGGCGCCACTGACGGATTTCTACCGGCGCGAAGGTTTGTTGGTCGTTATTTCCGCCGCGGACTCGCCGGAGGAAACTTTCCGGCGAACCCTGGTGGCGCTCAATGGGAAAGCGCAGGCGACGTAA
- a CDS encoding PVC-type heme-binding CxxCH protein: MTRIRFALVTVCFAAFIVPIASYAAPPGIKPVGVDGKLLNLDFETGDLRDWKAWGRAFEGQPIKGDTVSPRRGDMKSAHQGNYWIGGFEKLGDDPKGTLTSAQFKVTHPWAGFLVAGGASPGTRVELVRADNQEIIFKTSGAESETLRPVVVDLQKQLGREIFIRVVDDLSGPWGHVNFDDFEFYAQRPKFDNEFDPLKIASEAPPADIFKFAGVSPEKAAEIMTLPPGFKATLFAGEPDVQQPIAFAMDHRGRLWVAEGFTYPIRHGKPQDNHSEGADHSKPTPEQLKDIFGGDDRILVLEDTNGDGKFDRRTVFLEHLNLVSGLEFGFGGVWIGAAPYLMFVPIQDGDAPKPAGDPQILLDGWNYNADTHETLNTFTWGPDGWLYGCHGVFCPSFVSKPGTPQKERQRMDAGVWRYHPTKRVFEVFAEGTSNPWGVDFDEYGQCFIEACVIPHLWHMIQGGRFERQGGQHFNINREETLAHAGYHSDANQWFVNPFIYDDIKTIADHLHYAGTKGPHAGNGRSAAAGGGHAHAGMMVYLGDSWPEQYRGKLFMNNIHGACINMDVPERQGSGFVGHHAPNFIDFNDQWSQVLNLQYDQNGSVYMIDWYDKNQCHHTNPEGHDRSNGRIFKIVYGDTKWTPVNLEKLSDTELVKLVPSNNEWMSRHARRVLQERFDRDAFPPFRDSKLSASKTEEIAQARFAPVRDTLVQLARNGSSTEARLRALWALHVTTSVGQLGFDLLGDANEWLRGWTIQVLSETNEELLSQGLRQVMIDPGFRKHLLKELVRLAHANKSPVVRLYLASALQRIPVEQRWDVLNELVQHAEDATDHNLPLMYWYAAEPAVGTDSVKAIALLKKCKIPIVREFIARRLATTSLKTVASN; encoded by the coding sequence ATGACTAGGATTCGCTTTGCGCTCGTCACGGTTTGTTTTGCAGCGTTCATCGTCCCCATCGCATCATACGCGGCTCCACCAGGCATCAAACCCGTCGGCGTAGATGGCAAACTGCTCAACCTCGACTTCGAGACCGGCGACCTGCGCGACTGGAAGGCCTGGGGCAGGGCGTTTGAAGGCCAGCCGATCAAGGGGGACACGGTCTCCCCGCGCCGCGGCGACATGAAAAGCGCCCACCAGGGTAATTACTGGATCGGTGGTTTCGAAAAACTCGGCGACGATCCCAAAGGCACACTCACTTCGGCGCAATTCAAAGTCACCCATCCGTGGGCGGGCTTTCTTGTCGCGGGTGGCGCCTCGCCGGGAACGCGTGTTGAGCTCGTGCGCGCCGACAACCAGGAAATAATCTTCAAGACTTCCGGCGCTGAAAGCGAGACGCTGCGGCCTGTCGTCGTTGACTTGCAAAAGCAACTCGGTAGGGAAATCTTCATCCGCGTGGTTGACGACCTGAGCGGACCCTGGGGACACGTCAACTTCGATGATTTCGAGTTTTACGCCCAGCGTCCGAAGTTCGACAACGAATTCGACCCGTTGAAAATCGCCAGCGAAGCGCCGCCGGCCGATATTTTCAAGTTTGCCGGAGTGTCTCCGGAAAAGGCCGCGGAAATCATGACCCTGCCGCCCGGTTTCAAGGCGACGCTCTTTGCCGGCGAACCGGACGTGCAACAGCCAATCGCCTTCGCTATGGACCATCGCGGCCGGCTCTGGGTCGCCGAAGGGTTTACTTATCCGATCCGGCACGGCAAACCGCAGGACAACCACTCCGAAGGCGCGGATCACAGCAAACCGACCCCCGAACAGCTCAAGGACATTTTCGGCGGCGACGACCGCATCCTGGTGCTCGAGGACACGAACGGTGACGGGAAGTTTGACCGGCGCACCGTGTTCCTCGAACACTTGAATCTGGTGAGCGGACTCGAATTCGGTTTTGGCGGTGTCTGGATCGGCGCCGCACCGTATCTGATGTTCGTTCCGATTCAAGACGGCGACGCGCCGAAGCCCGCGGGCGATCCGCAAATCCTCCTCGATGGTTGGAACTACAACGCCGACACGCACGAGACGTTGAACACGTTTACGTGGGGACCGGACGGCTGGCTCTACGGTTGCCACGGCGTTTTCTGCCCTTCGTTTGTCAGCAAACCCGGCACTCCGCAGAAGGAACGCCAGCGCATGGACGCCGGCGTCTGGCGTTATCACCCCACCAAGCGCGTCTTCGAAGTCTTCGCCGAGGGTACCAGCAATCCGTGGGGCGTGGACTTCGACGAATACGGCCAGTGCTTCATCGAGGCATGCGTGATCCCGCACCTCTGGCACATGATTCAAGGTGGCCGTTTCGAGCGCCAGGGCGGCCAGCACTTCAACATCAACCGCGAGGAAACGCTGGCGCACGCGGGCTACCACTCCGACGCGAATCAATGGTTCGTCAACCCGTTCATTTACGACGACATCAAGACCATCGCCGACCACCTCCATTACGCGGGCACCAAGGGTCCGCACGCTGGAAACGGGCGTTCGGCGGCGGCGGGCGGCGGACACGCGCACGCGGGCATGATGGTTTATCTCGGCGATAGCTGGCCGGAACAATATCGCGGGAAGCTTTTTATGAACAATATCCACGGCGCGTGCATCAACATGGACGTGCCCGAGCGGCAGGGTTCCGGCTTCGTCGGCCATCACGCGCCGAATTTCATCGATTTCAACGATCAATGGTCGCAGGTGCTCAACCTGCAATACGACCAGAACGGCTCGGTTTATATGATTGATTGGTATGACAAGAACCAGTGCCACCACACCAATCCCGAAGGCCACGACCGGAGCAATGGCCGCATCTTCAAAATCGTGTATGGCGACACTAAATGGACGCCGGTGAATCTGGAGAAGTTGAGCGACACCGAACTGGTAAAGCTCGTGCCGTCCAACAACGAGTGGATGAGCCGGCACGCGAGAAGGGTGTTGCAGGAACGGTTCGACAGGGATGCATTTCCGCCTTTCCGCGACTCGAAGCTATCTGCTTCCAAAACGGAGGAGATTGCTCAGGCGAGATTTGCCCCCGTCCGCGATACGCTTGTTCAACTGGCTCGGAACGGTTCGAGCACCGAGGCGCGTTTGCGTGCGCTGTGGGCACTGCATGTTACCACGAGTGTCGGACAATTGGGTTTCGATCTGCTAGGTGACGCGAATGAATGGCTCCGCGGATGGACAATCCAAGTGTTGTCGGAGACGAACGAGGAATTACTCAGCCAAGGATTGAGGCAAGTGATGATAGATCCAGGATTTCGAAAGCACTTGTTGAAAGAGCTGGTTCGACTAGCGCACGCGAACAAATCCCCCGTCGTCCGCCTTTATCTCGCTTCTGCGTTGCAGCGTATCCCTGTTGAGCAGCGTTGGGACGTCCTCAACGAGCTGGTGCAGCACGCCGAAGACGCGACCGATCACAACCTGCCGTTGATGTATTGGTATGCTGCTGAGCCGGCGGTTGGCACGGATTCGGTTAAAGCCATTGCGCTGCTCAAAAAGTGCAAAATTCCCATCGTGCGGGAGTTCATCGCCCGGCGCCTGGCCACCACCAGCCTGAAGACGGTCGCGAGCAATTGA